The following proteins come from a genomic window of Athalia rosae chromosome 1, iyAthRosa1.1, whole genome shotgun sequence:
- the LOC105685263 gene encoding uncharacterized protein LOC105685263 isoform X1, whose translation MTIKQVETAGLENVITIHGNPIQKSPEVIDVNIKTNISVSNSKGSKFVQKLLFVIVLFLTSTFTLVILNVRKEFQTLKSQEQCIETKIALLMTKYEKVSNQLSRVRSHMNYNRYYQPLTTSQESGEDLVVTGSNLYKETFDKYNRLIIADLLALQNGKRSTLFGVEDRSDLGLESKKSLDKRNIFGRDHTSSSEMKNDTQNSAFEDNDEVIDLTKHNKSTGTNRFTRTIVSNATDEDDESPIQTVVQRFTDAEPNLNSSESKDINIDTENADSIDLWSEQRTTRIRRDNDRRGKIRTKKKRRPNRSRRRLGPLVATFIGGIPEQHITDTGAIGPWVKMTKNTSHFDLQKFHLVDNKRAIEITMNGLYMISVQIFYIGQYANYSYWILLNSEGHSTTQQVTKCSAVSSAAANEVSCHTNVVLPLRKGDRLHVQQQECDRWINLREGHSYVQLVLLSNESEKNRSL comes from the exons atgacaataaaaCAAGTGGAAACAGCAGGGCTGGAAAATGTCATTACAATTCATGGAAATCCAATACAAAAATCGCCAGAAGTGATCGACGTGAATATAAAAACGAATATAAGTGTGTCAAATTCTAAAGGGTCGAAATTCGTTCAAAAACTACTTTTCGtaattgttctttttcttacaaGTACATTCACGTTAGTTATTTTGAATGTACGAAAAGAATTTCAGACCTTGAAATCTCAG GAACAATgtatagaaacaaaaattgctcTACTTATGACAAAATATGAGAAAGTAAGCAATCAGTTAAGTCGGGTTCGATCTCATATGAATTACAACAGATATTATCAACCTTTAACTACCTCACAAGAATCTGGAGAAGACCTAGTCGTCACAGGCTCTAATTTATATAAAGAAACATTTGATAAATATAACCGGTTGATTATTGCTGATTTACTTGCTCTGCAAAATGGTAAAAGAAGCACATTGTTCGGTGTCGAAGATAGGTCAGACTTGGGTTTGGAAAGTAAAAAGTCCTTAgataagagaaatatttttggaaGAGATCATACTAGCTCCTCTGAGATGAAAAACGATACTCAAAATTCAGCATTCGAAGACAATGATGAAGTAATTGACTTAACAAAGCATAACAAGAGTACAGGTACAAATCGTTTCACAAGAACTATTGTATCAAATGCCACAGATGAGGATGACGAATCACCTATACAAACTGTAGTACAGAGATTTACCGATGCTGAACCAAACTTAAATTCAAGTGAAAGCAAAGATATAAACATTGACACAGAGAATGCCGATAGTATTGATCTGTGGAGCGAACAGAGGACTacaagaataagaagagataATGATAGGAGAGGTAAAATacggacaaagaaaaaaaggcggcCCAACCGCAGTCGCAGGCGATTGG GGCCACTAGTTGCAACGTTTATCGGAGGCATACCCGAACAGCATATAACTGACACAG GCGCAATAGGACCATGGGTAAAGATGACAAAGAATACATCACACTTTGACCTACAGAAATTTCACTTAGTCGACAATAAAAGAGCAATCGAAATTACTATGAATGGGTTGTACATGATTTCAGTCCAG ATATTTTATATTGGTCAATATGCGAATTATTCGTACTGGATTTTGCTGAACTCGGAAGGCCATTCTACAACTCAACAAGTTACAAAATGCTCAGCCGTCTCAAGCGCAGCTGCAAACGAAGTTTCGTGTCATACAAATGTTGTTTTACCATTGCGCAAAGGAGATAGACTGCACGTACAACAACAAGAATGCGATAG atggatcaatttaagAGAAGGGCACAGTTATGTGCAGCTTGTCTTGTTGTCCAATGAATCcgaaaaaaaccgatcacTTTAA
- the LOC105685263 gene encoding uncharacterized protein LOC105685263 isoform X2, translated as MTIKQVETAGLENVITIHGNPIQKSPEVIDVNIKTNISVSNSKGSKFVQKLLFVIVLFLTSTFTLVILNVRKEFQTLKSQEQCIETKIALLMTKYEKVSNQLSRVRSHMNYNRYYQPLTTSQESGEDLVVTGSNLYKETFDKYNRLIIADLLALQNGKRSTLFGVEDRSDLGLESKKSLDKRNIFGRDHTSSSEMKNDTQNSAFEDNDEVIDLTKHNKSTGTNRFTRTIVSNATDEDDESPIQTVVQRFTDAEPNLNSSESKDINIDTENADSIDLWSEQRTTRIRRDNDRRGPLVATFIGGIPEQHITDTGAIGPWVKMTKNTSHFDLQKFHLVDNKRAIEITMNGLYMISVQIFYIGQYANYSYWILLNSEGHSTTQQVTKCSAVSSAAANEVSCHTNVVLPLRKGDRLHVQQQECDRWINLREGHSYVQLVLLSNESEKNRSL; from the exons atgacaataaaaCAAGTGGAAACAGCAGGGCTGGAAAATGTCATTACAATTCATGGAAATCCAATACAAAAATCGCCAGAAGTGATCGACGTGAATATAAAAACGAATATAAGTGTGTCAAATTCTAAAGGGTCGAAATTCGTTCAAAAACTACTTTTCGtaattgttctttttcttacaaGTACATTCACGTTAGTTATTTTGAATGTACGAAAAGAATTTCAGACCTTGAAATCTCAG GAACAATgtatagaaacaaaaattgctcTACTTATGACAAAATATGAGAAAGTAAGCAATCAGTTAAGTCGGGTTCGATCTCATATGAATTACAACAGATATTATCAACCTTTAACTACCTCACAAGAATCTGGAGAAGACCTAGTCGTCACAGGCTCTAATTTATATAAAGAAACATTTGATAAATATAACCGGTTGATTATTGCTGATTTACTTGCTCTGCAAAATGGTAAAAGAAGCACATTGTTCGGTGTCGAAGATAGGTCAGACTTGGGTTTGGAAAGTAAAAAGTCCTTAgataagagaaatatttttggaaGAGATCATACTAGCTCCTCTGAGATGAAAAACGATACTCAAAATTCAGCATTCGAAGACAATGATGAAGTAATTGACTTAACAAAGCATAACAAGAGTACAGGTACAAATCGTTTCACAAGAACTATTGTATCAAATGCCACAGATGAGGATGACGAATCACCTATACAAACTGTAGTACAGAGATTTACCGATGCTGAACCAAACTTAAATTCAAGTGAAAGCAAAGATATAAACATTGACACAGAGAATGCCGATAGTATTGATCTGTGGAGCGAACAGAGGACTacaagaataagaagagataATGATAGGAGAG GGCCACTAGTTGCAACGTTTATCGGAGGCATACCCGAACAGCATATAACTGACACAG GCGCAATAGGACCATGGGTAAAGATGACAAAGAATACATCACACTTTGACCTACAGAAATTTCACTTAGTCGACAATAAAAGAGCAATCGAAATTACTATGAATGGGTTGTACATGATTTCAGTCCAG ATATTTTATATTGGTCAATATGCGAATTATTCGTACTGGATTTTGCTGAACTCGGAAGGCCATTCTACAACTCAACAAGTTACAAAATGCTCAGCCGTCTCAAGCGCAGCTGCAAACGAAGTTTCGTGTCATACAAATGTTGTTTTACCATTGCGCAAAGGAGATAGACTGCACGTACAACAACAAGAATGCGATAG atggatcaatttaagAGAAGGGCACAGTTATGTGCAGCTTGTCTTGTTGTCCAATGAATCcgaaaaaaaccgatcacTTTAA